A window of Kribbella sp. NBC_00382 genomic DNA:
GGTCGACTACCTCGCCGTCTGCGCGAAGGCGGACCTGCCGATCGCGATTGGTGGAGTCGACTATGTACCCCACCCCGGCGCGGGCTCGCTGTGGCAGCTCGCCGTCCACCCTGCGTTGCAGTCCTGCGGGATCGGCACCCTTCTCGTCGCCGCTGCCGAGCAGCGGATCCGGGACCGAGGCCTCGACCGAGCCGAGCTCAGCGTCGAGGTGACCAATCCGCGGGCCCGTGCGCTGTACGAGCGCCTCGGCTATGTCGCGTACGACGAGCAACTCGAGTCATGGGATCAGCAAGGCCCGGACGGTTCGATCACCCGGTACGAAACGCTGTGCACCCAAATGCGAAAGCAACTTTAAGCGCGGGGCCCGTGCGTACCGGAGAAGGCCCAGACCAGCTCACTGCAGGAAGCCCTTCAAAACATCGGTGAACGCAGCGGGATCGTCCAGCCAGGGGAAGTGAGCCGCCGCCGGATGCTCGATGAAGGTCGCGGCGGCAAAGAGCGCAGCGAAGTCAGCGACCGTCGCAGGCGGCGCACCGAGATCCAGTGACCCCGCCGTCAACAGCACGGGCGCGGGGAAGGTCGCGAGGGCTGCCCGAGTGGAGTGCGGCGTGTAGGCCCCCTCGGAGCCGTATACCCCCGCCGCCTGATCGTTGCGCTGGGCATCCTCAGCGGCCTGATGCGCCTGCGCAGCCGCATCCCAACGCCCGTAGGAAAACGGCGTCAGCGCCGCCCAGTTCTCCGGCGCGTGATCGCCCGCCGCGATCGCCTCCAACGCCCCGTACGCCGCTGCGAACCACGGCTCCCCGTCCCGCAGCCGAGCCTGCGAAAGCCGCGTCTCACTGCTGATCCTGAGTCCAACCGCGTACACACTGGGCGCGATCAGAACGAGCTTGCTGACCCGCGACGGATAGCGAGTCGCGTACAGAACGGCCAAGTTGGCCCCCGCCGAGTGCCCCAGCAGATCGAGCTGCTCCAGCCCAAGCTGCTCACGCAACGCCTCGACGTCCTCCACCTGCCGATCACACCGGTACGACGCCGAATCCACCGGTACTTCGGAAGCCCCCGTCCCCCGAAGATCCAGCTTCACCAACTCCCGGTACTCCCCAAGCCCACCCAGCTCACCGAGGTACTCCGACGCCTGCATAGGCCCACCAGGCAAGCACACAACCGGCGCCCCACCCCCGACCACGTGGTAGGCCAACTTGGTCCCGTCAGGCGCAGCAAAAGTAGGCATCCCCCCGACCCTGTCAGCACCCCCTCCAGCGAGCAACCGGATTACCTCGATGACCTCAGAACCGCTCCACGAGGTACCCAACCACAGCGTCGACGGCCGGCCGAGCGGCAAACAGATGCACCTCAGCACGCCCAACCGTCGAACGAGCCCCCGCACCTGCCCGCAACGCCTGCGTAGCCAAATGCCCAACCGGATTCTCCTCGGAGTACGGCAGAACACCGTAGAACGTATCGATCGTGTTGTACTCACGCCAACCCGCTCGTGTCGGCATCCGATAAGTGCGCCAACGTTTGCCGGCCACGTCAGCGACGGCTTCAGCGTGATGGCAAAGCGTGAGCTTCTCCAGCGGCGCTCCGAGCAACAGCACCTGGCCGTTGGCAGCCACGAGCTGCCCGAGCGGCCCAGCCTTGCCCCACGGATCCTCTTCATCCGTTGCGGCGAGCAGGTCGGGCGCCTGGGGTCCGATGGCGGCGAAGCTGACCTCAGGGTGCGTACTACGAAGCGCCCCCGGCCACGTCCTGAGTCTCTCCGCGAAGCGCCCGAAGTCTCGGCGCGCTGATGACGTCTCCGGGTCGAACGCCGGCATCTCGCCGTACGCCGTCTGCCAGCGCTCCGGCCAAAGATCAACGTGATAAGGGCTGTCATCCCAACCACAGAAGGCCAACAGCGTTCCATCGGTACCGACCGCATCGCGTAGTGCGTGGACGACGGTGTCGATTCCGCCGACCACCCAGCCGAAGGCCGACAACCGGACGTGCACCATCAACGTCCCGCCTTCGACCACGCCGGCTTCACGCAAGCCCTGTGCGATCGCGCTCCGCGTGATCGGCGAGAAATTTGCATCTTGCAACAACTTTGCGGTGGGGAAGGACATGTTGGGTATCTCATCACCTATCCGCGAGGTGGGTGGTGACGAACTGGGGATGTCAACGTTCTGCGGCGTCAGCCGGAAGCGTCATCCAGTGAAAGAGGGCTTTGCCATGTCCAGGAATCTCGTTCGCGTCGGGCTCGCCGCCTCCGCGCTGTCTCTGATCTTCGTCGCCACCGCTTGTGGCAGCGGCGACGACAAGGCGAGCAGCACCCCGTCGACCAGCAGCTCGGCGTCGGCCTCGACGTCAGATACCCCGTCAGCGATGCCGTCCGTCGACAACGCCGCCGGTCTCGTCGGCCCGGGCTGTGCCGACTACGCCAAGGCGAACCCGACCGGCGCCGGTTCCGTCGACGGTATGGCCGCCGCCCCGGTCGCGACCGCTGCTTCGGGCAACCCGCTGCTCAAGACGCTCGTCGCGTCGGTGTCGGGCAAGCTCAACCCGAAGGTCGACCTGGTCTCCACCCTCAACGGCGGCGAGTTCACCGTCTTCGCACCCGTCGACTCCGCCTTCGCGAAGATCCCGGCTGCCACGATCAACACGCTGAAGACCAACTCCGCGCTGCTGACCAAGATCCTGACCTACCACGTGGTCGCCGGTCAGCTCGACCCCGCCGCGGTCGTCGGCAAGCAGACCACCGTCGAGAAGGGCGCCCTGACCGTCACCGGCTCGGGCAACAACCTGATGGTCAACAATGCCAAGGTCATCTGCGGCGGCGTCAAGACCGCCAACGCGACTGTGTACCTGATCGACACCGTCCTGATGCCCCCGGCCAGCTGACCCATGCACGTCCTGCCGAACGAGGACCATTCGGCGCTCAAGAACCACCTGACCTACGAATGCCGCCACCCGCCCCAGCAGGACTGCCAGACCTGCGCGCTCACCCCACCGCCCGCACTCAAGGTCCGAGTGCTGGCAGCGATCGGCCAGGTCCGGCAACTCCAGGCGTCCTAGCCACCGGCAACCAATACCCGCAGCGTTGAAGCGGAGCACCGAGGCGACGAATCCAAGGAAGCCCCGGCGCTCCGCGTATTTCCCACGATGCCCCCATCCACCCCACAACGCAAAACGCCCGCCGGGTGAGTCGCCACCTATCTGCTGTCCGGGGTGGAACATCTCAGGGGGTGACCGGGTTGGTGGGAGAGTGGGGGTAGGTATGGGTGACGAGACGGGAGCAAAGGTGAGTATTCGGGTCGGGTACAAGGCGTCTGCCGAGCAGTTCGGGCCGCGGGACCTGGTGGAGTACGCGGTGCGGGCGGAGGAGCTCGGGCTCGACAGCGTGACGGTGTCGGACCACTTCCTGCCCTGGCGGCACGAAGGCGGCCACGCTCCGTTCGCGCTCTCCTGGATGGCGGCTGTCGGCGAGCGGACCAATCGGGTGCTGATCGGGACCTCGGTACTCACGCCGACCTTCCGGTACAACCCGGCCGTGATCGCGCAGGCGTTCGCCACGATGGGCCTGCTCTACCCG
This region includes:
- a CDS encoding GNAT family N-acetyltransferase, which encodes MLELAVRDLADADLADCSFAGSPLHLEQVAKELERARRGEVDYLAVCAKADLPIAIGGVDYVPHPGAGSLWQLAVHPALQSCGIGTLLVAAAEQRIRDRGLDRAELSVEVTNPRARALYERLGYVAYDEQLESWDQQGPDGSITRYETLCTQMRKQL
- a CDS encoding alpha/beta fold hydrolase, which gives rise to MPTFAAPDGTKLAYHVVGGGAPVVCLPGGPMQASEYLGELGGLGEYRELVKLDLRGTGASEVPVDSASYRCDRQVEDVEALREQLGLEQLDLLGHSAGANLAVLYATRYPSRVSKLVLIAPSVYAVGLRISSETRLSQARLRDGEPWFAAAYGALEAIAAGDHAPENWAALTPFSYGRWDAAAQAHQAAEDAQRNDQAAGVYGSEGAYTPHSTRAALATFPAPVLLTAGSLDLGAPPATVADFAALFAAATFIEHPAAAHFPWLDDPAAFTDVLKGFLQ
- the aac(3) gene encoding aminoglycoside 3-N-acetyltransferase, coding for MSFPTAKLLQDANFSPITRSAIAQGLREAGVVEGGTLMVHVRLSAFGWVVGGIDTVVHALRDAVGTDGTLLAFCGWDDSPYHVDLWPERWQTAYGEMPAFDPETSSARRDFGRFAERLRTWPGALRSTHPEVSFAAIGPQAPDLLAATDEEDPWGKAGPLGQLVAANGQVLLLGAPLEKLTLCHHAEAVADVAGKRWRTYRMPTRAGWREYNTIDTFYGVLPYSEENPVGHLATQALRAGAGARSTVGRAEVHLFAARPAVDAVVGYLVERF
- a CDS encoding fasciclin domain-containing protein, coding for MSRNLVRVGLAASALSLIFVATACGSGDDKASSTPSTSSSASASTSDTPSAMPSVDNAAGLVGPGCADYAKANPTGAGSVDGMAAAPVATAASGNPLLKTLVASVSGKLNPKVDLVSTLNGGEFTVFAPVDSAFAKIPAATINTLKTNSALLTKILTYHVVAGQLDPAAVVGKQTTVEKGALTVTGSGNNLMVNNAKVICGGVKTANATVYLIDTVLMPPAS